A window of the Bufo gargarizans isolate SCDJY-AF-19 chromosome 1, ASM1485885v1, whole genome shotgun sequence genome harbors these coding sequences:
- the LOC122920084 gene encoding cold-inducible RNA-binding protein B-like isoform X1, with protein sequence MNRYRRRCSFRVADLEEVHFVLTFKGLIMSSNDEGKLFVGGLSFDTDEKGLESSFCKYGCLSDVVVVKDRETKKSRGFGFVTFENADDAKDAMEGMNGKVVDGRQIRVDQAGKSSGDRRGGYRGGSSGGRGFYRGGGGGRGRGGDRGYGGGGRYERSGGYGGGSRDYYGSQRSQSYGDRSGGSYRDNYDSYAAND encoded by the exons ATGAACAGGTATCGCAGACGTTGCTCATTCCGGGTTGCTGATTTGGAAGAAGTTCACTTCGTGCTTACATTTAAAG GACTCATCATGTCGTCTAATGACGAGGGAAAGCTTTTTGTCGGTGGCCTGAGCTTTGATACAGATGAAAAGGGCTTAGAATCTTCGTTCTGCAAATACGGATGCCTCTCAGATG TGGTGGTTGTGAAGGATCGTGAGACAAAGAAGTCTAGGGGCTTTGGGTTTGTCACATTTGAGAATGCTGATGATGCAAAGGATGCCATGGAAGGAATGAATGGAAAG GTTGTTGATGGAAGACAGATCCGTGTAGATCAGGCTGGAAAATCTTCAGGTGACAGACGTGGAGGTTATAGAGGGGGATCTTCTGGAGGGCGAGGATTTTAccgtggtggtggtggcggcagagGACGTG GTGGAGACAGAGGCTATGGAGGAGGTGGCCGATATGAGAGGAGTGGTGGTTATGGCGGGGGATCCAGAGACTACTACGGAAG TCAAAGGAGTCAAAGTTATGGTGATCGTTCAGGAGGATCCTACAGAGACAACTATGACAGCTATG CTGCAAACGACTAA
- the LOC122920084 gene encoding cold-inducible RNA-binding protein B-like isoform X2 encodes MNRYRRRCSFRVADLEEVHFVLTFKGLIMSSNDEGKLFVGGLSFDTDEKGLESSFCKYGCLSDVVVVKDRETKKSRGFGFVTFENADDAKDAMEGMNGKVVDGRQIRVDQAGKSSGDRRGGYRGGSSGGRGFYRGGGGGRGRGGDRGYGGGGRYERSGGYGGGSRDYYGSQRSQSYGDRSGGSYRDNYDSYG; translated from the exons ATGAACAGGTATCGCAGACGTTGCTCATTCCGGGTTGCTGATTTGGAAGAAGTTCACTTCGTGCTTACATTTAAAG GACTCATCATGTCGTCTAATGACGAGGGAAAGCTTTTTGTCGGTGGCCTGAGCTTTGATACAGATGAAAAGGGCTTAGAATCTTCGTTCTGCAAATACGGATGCCTCTCAGATG TGGTGGTTGTGAAGGATCGTGAGACAAAGAAGTCTAGGGGCTTTGGGTTTGTCACATTTGAGAATGCTGATGATGCAAAGGATGCCATGGAAGGAATGAATGGAAAG GTTGTTGATGGAAGACAGATCCGTGTAGATCAGGCTGGAAAATCTTCAGGTGACAGACGTGGAGGTTATAGAGGGGGATCTTCTGGAGGGCGAGGATTTTAccgtggtggtggtggcggcagagGACGTG GTGGAGACAGAGGCTATGGAGGAGGTGGCCGATATGAGAGGAGTGGTGGTTATGGCGGGGGATCCAGAGACTACTACGGAAG TCAAAGGAGTCAAAGTTATGGTGATCGTTCAGGAGGATCCTACAGAGACAACTATGACAGCTATG